The Niallia alba genome includes a window with the following:
- the lysA gene encoding diaminopimelate decarboxylase, whose protein sequence is MHYYGTSKVNDAGHLEIGGVDTLQLVEKFGTPVYVYDVELIRERARGFKHTFDQLGVKAQVAFASKAFSTIAMVQLAEEEGLSLDVVSGGELYTAIAADFPVDRIHFHGNNKSKEELLMAINYQIGCIVVDNFYELEMLQQLCEEKKTKMSILLRVTPGIEAHTHDYILTGQEDSKFGFDLQNGQAEKALLKATKSPFVEVLGLHCHIGSQIFDTTGFVLAAQKIMAHLIEWKVKHAFESKVLNLGGGFGIRYTSEDHPIQPAEYVEVIIKEVKEQVSNLEMTMPEIWIEPGRSLVGDAGTTLYKIGSRKEVPNVRNYLAIDGGMSDNIRPALYQAKYEAVLANKPLQAPDETVSIAGKCCESGDMLIWDLPLPKAGENDVLAVFCTGAYGYSMANNYNRIPRPPVVFVENGETKLVVKRESFEDLLRLDLPFKEAASLKK, encoded by the coding sequence ATGCACTATTACGGAACTTCAAAAGTGAATGATGCAGGTCATCTTGAAATCGGTGGTGTAGATACGCTGCAATTAGTCGAAAAATTTGGAACACCAGTATATGTATATGATGTGGAATTGATTAGGGAAAGAGCTAGGGGATTTAAGCACACCTTTGATCAACTTGGAGTAAAGGCACAAGTTGCTTTTGCAAGTAAAGCTTTTTCAACTATTGCAATGGTTCAATTAGCAGAAGAAGAAGGCTTGTCATTAGATGTTGTTTCTGGTGGTGAGTTATATACAGCAATAGCTGCTGATTTTCCTGTAGATAGAATTCATTTTCATGGGAATAACAAAAGTAAAGAAGAACTGTTGATGGCGATTAACTATCAGATTGGCTGTATTGTTGTCGATAATTTTTATGAACTAGAGATGCTTCAGCAATTATGTGAAGAAAAAAAGACAAAAATGTCTATTCTTTTAAGGGTAACGCCAGGTATTGAAGCTCATACGCATGATTATATTTTAACAGGACAAGAAGATTCAAAGTTTGGATTCGACTTGCAAAATGGTCAAGCAGAGAAAGCTTTGTTAAAGGCTACTAAGTCTCCTTTTGTGGAAGTTTTAGGACTGCATTGCCATATTGGCTCACAAATCTTTGACACAACAGGATTTGTCCTAGCTGCTCAAAAAATAATGGCGCATTTAATAGAATGGAAAGTGAAACATGCATTTGAATCAAAGGTATTAAATTTAGGTGGGGGCTTTGGCATTCGGTACACGTCGGAAGACCATCCAATTCAGCCAGCTGAATATGTGGAAGTGATTATAAAGGAAGTAAAAGAACAAGTAAGCAATCTCGAAATGACGATGCCTGAAATATGGATTGAGCCAGGGAGATCACTCGTAGGAGATGCAGGAACGACTTTATATAAAATTGGATCACGAAAAGAAGTACCTAACGTGCGGAATTATTTAGCTATAGATGGAGGTATGAGTGATAATATTCGTCCAGCTCTATATCAAGCTAAATATGAAGCGGTTCTTGCGAATAAACCTTTACAAGCTCCAGATGAAACAGTTTCGATTGCAGGAAAATGCTGTGAATCAGGAGATATGCTTATTTGGGATTTGCCTTTACCAAAAGCGGGAGAAAACGATGTACTTGCCGTATTCTGTACAGGTGCTTACGGTTATTCTATGGCAAATAATTATAATCGTATCCCAAGGCCACCAGTTGTGTTCGTGGAAAATGGCGAAACAAAATTAGTGGTGAAAAGAGAATCGTTTGAAGATTTATTACGATTAGATTTACCTTTTAAAGAAGCAGCTTCATTAAAAAAATAA
- a CDS encoding spore germination protein, translating into MSSKTEKKIQIYEDLDKIEKYMKDRVGLGTSFDLGVRKIKVMRKEVNLYYVNGLCDSVLIAELLEQLLFLNDIDRKSQANNIFDIVQNQLVHQSVQKIEKMDELVDQVLSGLIAVVIEGYDHGLIVDVRSYPGRMPEEPDTEKVVRGSRDGFVENIIVNTAITRRRIRDERLRFEIMRIGERSKTDIAVGYIDGVADPDLINIVKKEIKNIKTDGMTMADKTIEEYLLKQGYNPYPLVRYTERADVAATHLLEGHVIIYVDTSPSVIITPATFFHHLQHAEEYRQAPMVGTFIRWVRFLGVIASILFLPLWFLVVLEPSLLPERIAFIGPNETTNIPIVVQIFIADLGLEFLRIAAIHTPTPLSTAMGLIAAVLIGQIAIDVGLFVPEVILYVSVAAIGNFATPSYELGIANKIVRLILLILVAFFHTPGFVIGMTLYLLFLIRTRTLNVPYLWPFIPFHPLALGQILVRRAVPGNKVRPSHLHPGDRYKQP; encoded by the coding sequence ATGAGCAGCAAGACTGAAAAGAAGATCCAAATATACGAGGATTTAGATAAAATAGAAAAGTATATGAAGGATCGGGTTGGACTCGGAACTAGCTTTGATCTAGGTGTTCGTAAAATAAAAGTAATGCGAAAAGAAGTCAATTTATATTATGTGAATGGGCTATGTGATAGTGTATTGATTGCTGAATTATTGGAGCAGCTCTTATTTTTAAATGACATTGATCGAAAATCACAAGCAAACAATATATTTGATATCGTTCAAAATCAATTAGTGCATCAAAGTGTCCAAAAGATTGAAAAAATGGACGAATTGGTTGACCAAGTTCTTTCAGGGTTGATTGCCGTTGTAATTGAAGGGTATGACCATGGTCTTATTGTTGATGTAAGAAGCTATCCAGGAAGAATGCCAGAAGAGCCAGATACAGAAAAGGTAGTCCGGGGTTCACGGGATGGCTTTGTGGAAAATATAATTGTAAACACGGCAATTACTAGAAGAAGAATTAGAGATGAACGCTTGCGCTTTGAAATTATGAGAATAGGAGAGCGTTCGAAAACAGATATTGCCGTTGGATATATTGATGGAGTAGCAGATCCAGATTTAATTAATATAGTCAAAAAGGAAATAAAAAACATAAAAACAGATGGAATGACAATGGCAGACAAAACAATAGAAGAGTATTTATTAAAGCAAGGCTATAATCCATACCCACTCGTAAGATATACAGAACGAGCAGATGTAGCTGCGACTCATTTATTAGAAGGTCATGTTATTATATATGTAGATACATCCCCGAGTGTAATTATTACACCAGCAACCTTTTTTCATCATCTGCAGCATGCAGAAGAATATAGACAAGCTCCAATGGTCGGAACTTTTATAAGATGGGTAAGATTTTTAGGTGTTATCGCTTCGATACTTTTCCTGCCATTGTGGTTTTTAGTGGTATTAGAACCATCTCTATTGCCTGAGAGGATTGCGTTTATCGGCCCAAATGAAACGACCAATATTCCAATTGTGGTCCAAATCTTTATTGCAGACTTAGGACTTGAATTTTTACGGATTGCGGCGATTCATACTCCGACACCATTATCAACTGCAATGGGATTAATAGCAGCTGTACTCATTGGACAAATTGCAATAGATGTTGGTTTATTTGTTCCAGAAGTAATCCTTTATGTGTCAGTTGCTGCCATCGGTAACTTTGCTACCCCAAGTTATGAATTGGGGATTGCCAACAAAATTGTTCGACTGATTTTGTTGATCCTTGTAGCATTCTTCCATACACCTGGATTTGTGATTGGCATGACGCTGTATCTTTTATTCCTAATCCGGACTAGAACACTAAATGTTCCTTATTTATGGCCATTTATTCCGTTTCATCCACTCGCTTTAGGACAAATTCTTGTTCGTCGTGCAGTTCCAGGCAACAAAGTAAGACCAAGCCATTTGCATCCGGGAGATCGTTATAAGCAGCCATAA
- a CDS encoding stage V sporulation protein AE, with amino-acid sequence MENRRRVILITDGDEYAKRAVEIVAKEIGGRCISTSFGNPSHHSGEEILSLIKRAKNDPVLVMFDDSGFVGEGIGEKALKYIATHPDLEVLGVIAVASRTRREEWTKIDVAIDQDGELTPYGVDKYGIPEMELGRVNGDTVYILDELNLPLVVGIGDIGKMGKKDSYEKGAPITRKAVEYILERSGFYEQQD; translated from the coding sequence ATGGAAAATAGGAGAAGGGTAATTCTTATAACAGATGGAGATGAGTATGCCAAAAGAGCCGTTGAGATAGTAGCAAAAGAAATAGGAGGGAGATGTATTTCTACTTCCTTTGGCAACCCTAGCCACCATAGTGGAGAAGAAATTCTTTCCCTTATAAAACGAGCAAAAAATGACCCAGTATTAGTTATGTTTGACGACAGTGGTTTTGTCGGAGAAGGTATTGGTGAAAAAGCGCTTAAATACATAGCTACACATCCTGATTTAGAAGTTTTAGGGGTTATTGCTGTGGCAAGCAGAACGAGAAGGGAGGAATGGACGAAAATTGATGTTGCAATAGATCAAGATGGAGAATTAACGCCTTATGGTGTTGATAAATACGGAATTCCAGAAATGGAGTTAGGAAGAGTAAATGGAGATACAGTGTACATCTTAGACGAGCTAAATCTCCCTCTTGTTGTTGGCATCGGAGACATTGGAAAGATGGGAAAAAAGGACTCTTATGAAAAAGGTGCCCCGATTACTCGGAAAGCCGTAGAATATATTTTAGAAAGAAGTGGTTTTTATGAGCAGCAAGACTGA
- a CDS encoding stage V sporulation protein AB, protein MIINILFVIFVGLAWGITVGAGYVAFLTVFGIIPRLTQLTKTFSKIYAYEWAAVLGAVLGTLAFLREPSFSLPAFLLILMGLADGIYVGMIAAALTEVLDVFPLLAKRIGIDDRLLILMMALVFGKIFGSLFHWIYFIP, encoded by the coding sequence ATGATCATTAATATATTATTTGTCATCTTTGTAGGGTTAGCATGGGGGATTACCGTTGGTGCTGGTTATGTTGCTTTTCTAACAGTGTTTGGTATTATTCCAAGGCTAACACAACTAACAAAAACTTTTAGTAAAATTTATGCATATGAATGGGCTGCTGTGTTAGGAGCTGTATTAGGAACACTTGCTTTTTTGAGAGAACCGAGTTTTTCCTTACCTGCTTTTCTGCTTATCCTAATGGGATTAGCAGATGGTATTTATGTTGGAATGATTGCAGCAGCATTAACGGAGGTGCTAGATGTCTTCCCTCTTTTAGCAAAGAGAATTGGAATTGATGACCGACTATTAATATTAATGATGGCTCTTGTTTTTGGTAAGATCTTTGGCTCCTTGTTTCATTGGATATATTTTATTCCGTGA
- a CDS encoding stage V sporulation protein AA, which produces MAETIYLRMRHRIQKKSNDRIFLKDLAQIIATDELLSTLKNVCLYHISAQDKNIIIIDSTQVIREIKRLDKEVDIQLIGPPQTIIEVVFEKRKVTLPFFILVWLLLFIGSGLTIMNFHEDVSMQTVHQRVYKMITGKEVEKPLIFQIPYSIGLGLGMVIFFNHVFKKRLNEEPSPLEVEVFNYQQSLDQYMIMHENKESIKKLDDH; this is translated from the coding sequence TTGGCAGAGACTATATATCTTCGCATGAGACATCGCATTCAAAAAAAGTCAAATGATCGGATTTTCCTAAAAGATCTTGCACAAATTATTGCAACAGATGAATTGCTGTCAACACTAAAAAATGTATGTCTATACCATATTTCAGCACAAGATAAAAACATTATCATAATTGATAGTACACAAGTTATTCGTGAGATAAAAAGATTAGATAAGGAAGTAGATATCCAATTAATTGGACCACCCCAAACAATTATTGAGGTTGTTTTTGAGAAGAGAAAAGTGACACTCCCATTTTTTATATTAGTTTGGCTCCTGCTGTTTATTGGTTCAGGATTAACAATAATGAACTTTCATGAAGATGTAAGCATGCAAACAGTTCATCAACGAGTTTATAAAATGATAACAGGGAAAGAAGTAGAAAAACCGTTAATCTTTCAGATTCCATATTCCATTGGATTAGGTCTTGGTATGGTCATATTTTTTAACCATGTGTTTAAAAAACGGCTTAATGAAGAGCCAAGTCCATTGGAAGTGGAAGTATTTAATTATCAGCAGTCCTTGGATCAATATATGATTATGCATGAAAATAAAGAAAGTATAAAAAAATTAGATGATCATTAA